In a genomic window of Gossypium arboreum isolate Shixiya-1 chromosome 9, ASM2569848v2, whole genome shotgun sequence:
- the LOC108457502 gene encoding uncharacterized protein LOC108457502 isoform X1 has protein sequence MTVFSGSRQVVPVDYEAEVSQRLVEASLTGDLRSALECIADPFVDVNFVGAVCLKTRKTEVVLREESASEVRVEYEEFKTDVTALFLAVHVGNVPLVKKLLSVGADVNQKLFKGFATTVAVREGHLEILKILLKAGASQPACEEALLEASCHGQARLAELLMGSDLIRPHVAIHALVTACCRGFVEVVDTLMKCGVDASASHRELLRSSKPSLYTNVDCTALLAAVVSRQVSVVRLLLQSGSPTDIKVSLGAWSWDTTTGEEFRVGAGLAEPYAISWCAVEYFENSGAILRMLLQHLPLETTHYGRTLLHHAVLCGSTEAVKVLLSCGANVECPVKTMKSEFRPIHMATRLGLSETLQSLIDSGCDLNSKTDSGDTALMICAKYKHEECLRVLTVAGADFGLVNISGQSASSIAGSNQWSLGFQQAVLDAIKVGRIPKSSNVSVFSPLMFVAETGDVEALKAVIGSGQFNLDHQNENGFSAVMVAALKGHVEAFRLLVYAGADVKLLNKSGETAITLSELNQNRDLFEKVMLELALEKGNRNAGGFYALHCAARYGDLDAVTLLTRKGYDVNVPDGDGYTPLMLAAREGHGPMCELLISHGANCDFKNAKGETALSLARKTVILKNDAEHVILNELARNLVVRGARILKHTKGGKGNPHSKDMKMVQSSGLLHWGKSSGRNVICREAELGPTAAFEKNRQSKGDANKPGVFRVVTTKNKEVHFMCEGGSEMAELWVRGIKLVTREAIFGSQKEK, from the exons ATGACGGTGTTTTCCGGCAGCAGACAGGTGGTTCCCGTTGATTACGAGGCCGAAGTTTCTCAGCGTCTGGTCGAAGCTTCTTTAACCGGCGATCTGAGGTCAGCTCTCGAATGCATCGCCGATCCCTTCGTCGACGTCAACTTCGTCGGCGCTGTCTGCTTGAAAACCAGGAAGACAGAAGTCGTTTTGAGAGAAGAATCGGCGAGTGAGGTCCGCGTCGAATATGAGGAGTTTAAGACTGACGTCACCGCTCTTTTCCTCGCTGTTCATGTTGGAAATGTCCCTCTCGTAAAGAAACTATTG AGCGTAGGTGCTGATGTGAATCAGAAACTCTTCAAGGGCTTTGCAACAACagtagcagtcagagagggtcatcTTGAGATTCTGAAAATCTTGCTTAAAGCTGGGGCGTCTCAACCAGCTTGCGAAGAGGCTCTTCTAGAGGCAAGCTGCCATGGGCAAGCAAGGCTTGCCGAACTGCTCATGGGGTCTGATTTAATTCGGCCGCATGTTGCTATTCATGCTCTCGTCACCGCCTGCTGCAGGGGATTTGTGGAAGTCGTGGACACCCTAATGAAG TGTGGTGTTGATGCAAGTGCAAGTCATAGGGAGCTGCTTCGGTCGTCTAAACCTTCTTTATACACAAACGTTGACTGCACTGCACTTCTTGCTGCCGTGGTTAGTCGGCAGGTCTCTGTTGTCCGCTTGCTTCTACAG TCTGGGAGCCCAACTGATATTAAAGTAAGTCTTGGAGCGTGGTCATGGGACACTACTACTGGGGAAGAGTTTCGAGTGGGTGCAGGACTGGCTGAGCCCTATGCTATCAGTTGGTGCGCGGTAGAATATTTTGAAAATAGTGGTGCCATCTTGCGGATGCTACTTCAGCACCTTCCCCTTGAGACAACTCACTATGGAAGAACCCTCCTGCACCATGCGGTCCTTTGTGGCAGTACAGAAGCTGTCAAAGTGCTCTTGAGCTGTGGTGCAAATGTAGAATGCCCAGTTAAAACCATGAAATCTGAGTTCCGGCCAATACACATGGCAACTCGTCTTGGCTTGTCGGAAACCCTTCAATCTCTCATTGATTCCGGTTGTGATCTAAACTCCAAGACAGACTCTGGTGACACAGCTTTGATGATTTGCGCAAAGTACAAACATGAAGAATGTCTGAGAGTGTTGACTGTGGCTGGTGCCGACTTTGGCTTAGTTAACATCTCTGGTCAGTCTGCTAGCTCGATTGCTGGTTCAAACCAGTGGTCCCTCGGTTTTCAGCAAGCAGTGCTGGACGCAATCAAGGTTGGAAGGATTCCGAAGTCGAGCAATGTATCGGTTTTCTCTCCCTTGATGTTTGTTGCCGAAACTGGTGACGTTGAGGCTCTAAAAGCTGTGATTGGAAGTGGACAATTTAATCTTGATCATCAAAATGAGAATGGTTTCTCAGCAGTCATGGTTGCTGCCTTAAAAGGTCATGTTGAAGCTTTCCGGCTGCTAGTTTATGCGGGAGCTGATGTTAAGCTGTTAAATAAATCTGGTGAGACAGCAATTACATTGTCTGAACTGAACCAAAACCGTGACCTGTTTGAGAAAGTGATGCTCGAATTGGCACTTGAAAAAGGCAACCGCAATGCTGGAGGATTTTATGCTTTGCATTGTGCGGCACGCTATGGAGACCTGGATGCCGTGACATTGTTGACGAGAAAGGGCTATGATGTAAATGTCCCCGATGGAGATGGATACACTCCACTCATGTTAGCAGCAAGGGAAGGTCATGGTCCAATGTGTGAGCTCTTAATCTCACATGGGGCAAATTGTGATTTCAAGAATGCTAAAGGGGAGACTGCGCTCTCTCTTGCTCGAAAAACTGTCATCTTGAAAAACGATGCTGAACATGTGATTCTAAATGAGCTCGCTCGCAACCTTGTTGTCAGGGGTGCCCGTATCCTGAAGCATACAAAGGGAGGAAAGGGAAATCCTCACTCGAAAGACATGAAAATGGTGCAGAGTTCCGGACTGCTGCATTGGGGGAAATCAAGTGGAAGAAATGTTATATGCAGAGAGGCAGAATTGGGACCAACTGCAGCCTTTGAGAAGAACCGGCAGAGCAAGGGTGATGCTAACAAACCTGGAGTATTTCGAGTGGTGACTACCAAGAACAAAGAGGTTCATTTCATGTGCGAAGGCGGGTCCGAAATGGCAGAGCTATGGGTGAGAGGAATAAAGCTTGTAACAAGAGAGGCTATTTTTGGTAGCCagaaagaaaaatag
- the LOC108457502 gene encoding uncharacterized protein LOC108457502 isoform X2, whose product MMFSPFFGRLMRMMSVGADVNQKLFKGFATTVAVREGHLEILKILLKAGASQPACEEALLEASCHGQARLAELLMGSDLIRPHVAIHALVTACCRGFVEVVDTLMKCGVDASASHRELLRSSKPSLYTNVDCTALLAAVVSRQVSVVRLLLQSGSPTDIKVSLGAWSWDTTTGEEFRVGAGLAEPYAISWCAVEYFENSGAILRMLLQHLPLETTHYGRTLLHHAVLCGSTEAVKVLLSCGANVECPVKTMKSEFRPIHMATRLGLSETLQSLIDSGCDLNSKTDSGDTALMICAKYKHEECLRVLTVAGADFGLVNISGQSASSIAGSNQWSLGFQQAVLDAIKVGRIPKSSNVSVFSPLMFVAETGDVEALKAVIGSGQFNLDHQNENGFSAVMVAALKGHVEAFRLLVYAGADVKLLNKSGETAITLSELNQNRDLFEKVMLELALEKGNRNAGGFYALHCAARYGDLDAVTLLTRKGYDVNVPDGDGYTPLMLAAREGHGPMCELLISHGANCDFKNAKGETALSLARKTVILKNDAEHVILNELARNLVVRGARILKHTKGGKGNPHSKDMKMVQSSGLLHWGKSSGRNVICREAELGPTAAFEKNRQSKGDANKPGVFRVVTTKNKEVHFMCEGGSEMAELWVRGIKLVTREAIFGSQKEK is encoded by the exons ATGATGTTCTCTCCATTTTTTGGTAGACTTATGAGGATGATG AGCGTAGGTGCTGATGTGAATCAGAAACTCTTCAAGGGCTTTGCAACAACagtagcagtcagagagggtcatcTTGAGATTCTGAAAATCTTGCTTAAAGCTGGGGCGTCTCAACCAGCTTGCGAAGAGGCTCTTCTAGAGGCAAGCTGCCATGGGCAAGCAAGGCTTGCCGAACTGCTCATGGGGTCTGATTTAATTCGGCCGCATGTTGCTATTCATGCTCTCGTCACCGCCTGCTGCAGGGGATTTGTGGAAGTCGTGGACACCCTAATGAAG TGTGGTGTTGATGCAAGTGCAAGTCATAGGGAGCTGCTTCGGTCGTCTAAACCTTCTTTATACACAAACGTTGACTGCACTGCACTTCTTGCTGCCGTGGTTAGTCGGCAGGTCTCTGTTGTCCGCTTGCTTCTACAG TCTGGGAGCCCAACTGATATTAAAGTAAGTCTTGGAGCGTGGTCATGGGACACTACTACTGGGGAAGAGTTTCGAGTGGGTGCAGGACTGGCTGAGCCCTATGCTATCAGTTGGTGCGCGGTAGAATATTTTGAAAATAGTGGTGCCATCTTGCGGATGCTACTTCAGCACCTTCCCCTTGAGACAACTCACTATGGAAGAACCCTCCTGCACCATGCGGTCCTTTGTGGCAGTACAGAAGCTGTCAAAGTGCTCTTGAGCTGTGGTGCAAATGTAGAATGCCCAGTTAAAACCATGAAATCTGAGTTCCGGCCAATACACATGGCAACTCGTCTTGGCTTGTCGGAAACCCTTCAATCTCTCATTGATTCCGGTTGTGATCTAAACTCCAAGACAGACTCTGGTGACACAGCTTTGATGATTTGCGCAAAGTACAAACATGAAGAATGTCTGAGAGTGTTGACTGTGGCTGGTGCCGACTTTGGCTTAGTTAACATCTCTGGTCAGTCTGCTAGCTCGATTGCTGGTTCAAACCAGTGGTCCCTCGGTTTTCAGCAAGCAGTGCTGGACGCAATCAAGGTTGGAAGGATTCCGAAGTCGAGCAATGTATCGGTTTTCTCTCCCTTGATGTTTGTTGCCGAAACTGGTGACGTTGAGGCTCTAAAAGCTGTGATTGGAAGTGGACAATTTAATCTTGATCATCAAAATGAGAATGGTTTCTCAGCAGTCATGGTTGCTGCCTTAAAAGGTCATGTTGAAGCTTTCCGGCTGCTAGTTTATGCGGGAGCTGATGTTAAGCTGTTAAATAAATCTGGTGAGACAGCAATTACATTGTCTGAACTGAACCAAAACCGTGACCTGTTTGAGAAAGTGATGCTCGAATTGGCACTTGAAAAAGGCAACCGCAATGCTGGAGGATTTTATGCTTTGCATTGTGCGGCACGCTATGGAGACCTGGATGCCGTGACATTGTTGACGAGAAAGGGCTATGATGTAAATGTCCCCGATGGAGATGGATACACTCCACTCATGTTAGCAGCAAGGGAAGGTCATGGTCCAATGTGTGAGCTCTTAATCTCACATGGGGCAAATTGTGATTTCAAGAATGCTAAAGGGGAGACTGCGCTCTCTCTTGCTCGAAAAACTGTCATCTTGAAAAACGATGCTGAACATGTGATTCTAAATGAGCTCGCTCGCAACCTTGTTGTCAGGGGTGCCCGTATCCTGAAGCATACAAAGGGAGGAAAGGGAAATCCTCACTCGAAAGACATGAAAATGGTGCAGAGTTCCGGACTGCTGCATTGGGGGAAATCAAGTGGAAGAAATGTTATATGCAGAGAGGCAGAATTGGGACCAACTGCAGCCTTTGAGAAGAACCGGCAGAGCAAGGGTGATGCTAACAAACCTGGAGTATTTCGAGTGGTGACTACCAAGAACAAAGAGGTTCATTTCATGTGCGAAGGCGGGTCCGAAATGGCAGAGCTATGGGTGAGAGGAATAAAGCTTGTAACAAGAGAGGCTATTTTTGGTAGCCagaaagaaaaatag
- the LOC108457502 gene encoding uncharacterized protein LOC108457502 isoform X4 yields MGSDLIRPHVAIHALVTACCRGFVEVVDTLMKCGVDASASHRELLRSSKPSLYTNVDCTALLAAVVSRQVSVVRLLLQSGSPTDIKVSLGAWSWDTTTGEEFRVGAGLAEPYAISWCAVEYFENSGAILRMLLQHLPLETTHYGRTLLHHAVLCGSTEAVKVLLSCGANVECPVKTMKSEFRPIHMATRLGLSETLQSLIDSGCDLNSKTDSGDTALMICAKYKHEECLRVLTVAGADFGLVNISGQSASSIAGSNQWSLGFQQAVLDAIKVGRIPKSSNVSVFSPLMFVAETGDVEALKAVIGSGQFNLDHQNENGFSAVMVAALKGHVEAFRLLVYAGADVKLLNKSGETAITLSELNQNRDLFEKVMLELALEKGNRNAGGFYALHCAARYGDLDAVTLLTRKGYDVNVPDGDGYTPLMLAAREGHGPMCELLISHGANCDFKNAKGETALSLARKTVILKNDAEHVILNELARNLVVRGARILKHTKGGKGNPHSKDMKMVQSSGLLHWGKSSGRNVICREAELGPTAAFEKNRQSKGDANKPGVFRVVTTKNKEVHFMCEGGSEMAELWVRGIKLVTREAIFGSQKEK; encoded by the exons ATGGGGTCTGATTTAATTCGGCCGCATGTTGCTATTCATGCTCTCGTCACCGCCTGCTGCAGGGGATTTGTGGAAGTCGTGGACACCCTAATGAAG TGTGGTGTTGATGCAAGTGCAAGTCATAGGGAGCTGCTTCGGTCGTCTAAACCTTCTTTATACACAAACGTTGACTGCACTGCACTTCTTGCTGCCGTGGTTAGTCGGCAGGTCTCTGTTGTCCGCTTGCTTCTACAG TCTGGGAGCCCAACTGATATTAAAGTAAGTCTTGGAGCGTGGTCATGGGACACTACTACTGGGGAAGAGTTTCGAGTGGGTGCAGGACTGGCTGAGCCCTATGCTATCAGTTGGTGCGCGGTAGAATATTTTGAAAATAGTGGTGCCATCTTGCGGATGCTACTTCAGCACCTTCCCCTTGAGACAACTCACTATGGAAGAACCCTCCTGCACCATGCGGTCCTTTGTGGCAGTACAGAAGCTGTCAAAGTGCTCTTGAGCTGTGGTGCAAATGTAGAATGCCCAGTTAAAACCATGAAATCTGAGTTCCGGCCAATACACATGGCAACTCGTCTTGGCTTGTCGGAAACCCTTCAATCTCTCATTGATTCCGGTTGTGATCTAAACTCCAAGACAGACTCTGGTGACACAGCTTTGATGATTTGCGCAAAGTACAAACATGAAGAATGTCTGAGAGTGTTGACTGTGGCTGGTGCCGACTTTGGCTTAGTTAACATCTCTGGTCAGTCTGCTAGCTCGATTGCTGGTTCAAACCAGTGGTCCCTCGGTTTTCAGCAAGCAGTGCTGGACGCAATCAAGGTTGGAAGGATTCCGAAGTCGAGCAATGTATCGGTTTTCTCTCCCTTGATGTTTGTTGCCGAAACTGGTGACGTTGAGGCTCTAAAAGCTGTGATTGGAAGTGGACAATTTAATCTTGATCATCAAAATGAGAATGGTTTCTCAGCAGTCATGGTTGCTGCCTTAAAAGGTCATGTTGAAGCTTTCCGGCTGCTAGTTTATGCGGGAGCTGATGTTAAGCTGTTAAATAAATCTGGTGAGACAGCAATTACATTGTCTGAACTGAACCAAAACCGTGACCTGTTTGAGAAAGTGATGCTCGAATTGGCACTTGAAAAAGGCAACCGCAATGCTGGAGGATTTTATGCTTTGCATTGTGCGGCACGCTATGGAGACCTGGATGCCGTGACATTGTTGACGAGAAAGGGCTATGATGTAAATGTCCCCGATGGAGATGGATACACTCCACTCATGTTAGCAGCAAGGGAAGGTCATGGTCCAATGTGTGAGCTCTTAATCTCACATGGGGCAAATTGTGATTTCAAGAATGCTAAAGGGGAGACTGCGCTCTCTCTTGCTCGAAAAACTGTCATCTTGAAAAACGATGCTGAACATGTGATTCTAAATGAGCTCGCTCGCAACCTTGTTGTCAGGGGTGCCCGTATCCTGAAGCATACAAAGGGAGGAAAGGGAAATCCTCACTCGAAAGACATGAAAATGGTGCAGAGTTCCGGACTGCTGCATTGGGGGAAATCAAGTGGAAGAAATGTTATATGCAGAGAGGCAGAATTGGGACCAACTGCAGCCTTTGAGAAGAACCGGCAGAGCAAGGGTGATGCTAACAAACCTGGAGTATTTCGAGTGGTGACTACCAAGAACAAAGAGGTTCATTTCATGTGCGAAGGCGGGTCCGAAATGGCAGAGCTATGGGTGAGAGGAATAAAGCTTGTAACAAGAGAGGCTATTTTTGGTAGCCagaaagaaaaatag
- the LOC108457502 gene encoding uncharacterized protein LOC108457502 isoform X3 → MYWSVGADVNQKLFKGFATTVAVREGHLEILKILLKAGASQPACEEALLEASCHGQARLAELLMGSDLIRPHVAIHALVTACCRGFVEVVDTLMKCGVDASASHRELLRSSKPSLYTNVDCTALLAAVVSRQVSVVRLLLQSGSPTDIKVSLGAWSWDTTTGEEFRVGAGLAEPYAISWCAVEYFENSGAILRMLLQHLPLETTHYGRTLLHHAVLCGSTEAVKVLLSCGANVECPVKTMKSEFRPIHMATRLGLSETLQSLIDSGCDLNSKTDSGDTALMICAKYKHEECLRVLTVAGADFGLVNISGQSASSIAGSNQWSLGFQQAVLDAIKVGRIPKSSNVSVFSPLMFVAETGDVEALKAVIGSGQFNLDHQNENGFSAVMVAALKGHVEAFRLLVYAGADVKLLNKSGETAITLSELNQNRDLFEKVMLELALEKGNRNAGGFYALHCAARYGDLDAVTLLTRKGYDVNVPDGDGYTPLMLAAREGHGPMCELLISHGANCDFKNAKGETALSLARKTVILKNDAEHVILNELARNLVVRGARILKHTKGGKGNPHSKDMKMVQSSGLLHWGKSSGRNVICREAELGPTAAFEKNRQSKGDANKPGVFRVVTTKNKEVHFMCEGGSEMAELWVRGIKLVTREAIFGSQKEK, encoded by the exons ATGTACTGG AGCGTAGGTGCTGATGTGAATCAGAAACTCTTCAAGGGCTTTGCAACAACagtagcagtcagagagggtcatcTTGAGATTCTGAAAATCTTGCTTAAAGCTGGGGCGTCTCAACCAGCTTGCGAAGAGGCTCTTCTAGAGGCAAGCTGCCATGGGCAAGCAAGGCTTGCCGAACTGCTCATGGGGTCTGATTTAATTCGGCCGCATGTTGCTATTCATGCTCTCGTCACCGCCTGCTGCAGGGGATTTGTGGAAGTCGTGGACACCCTAATGAAG TGTGGTGTTGATGCAAGTGCAAGTCATAGGGAGCTGCTTCGGTCGTCTAAACCTTCTTTATACACAAACGTTGACTGCACTGCACTTCTTGCTGCCGTGGTTAGTCGGCAGGTCTCTGTTGTCCGCTTGCTTCTACAG TCTGGGAGCCCAACTGATATTAAAGTAAGTCTTGGAGCGTGGTCATGGGACACTACTACTGGGGAAGAGTTTCGAGTGGGTGCAGGACTGGCTGAGCCCTATGCTATCAGTTGGTGCGCGGTAGAATATTTTGAAAATAGTGGTGCCATCTTGCGGATGCTACTTCAGCACCTTCCCCTTGAGACAACTCACTATGGAAGAACCCTCCTGCACCATGCGGTCCTTTGTGGCAGTACAGAAGCTGTCAAAGTGCTCTTGAGCTGTGGTGCAAATGTAGAATGCCCAGTTAAAACCATGAAATCTGAGTTCCGGCCAATACACATGGCAACTCGTCTTGGCTTGTCGGAAACCCTTCAATCTCTCATTGATTCCGGTTGTGATCTAAACTCCAAGACAGACTCTGGTGACACAGCTTTGATGATTTGCGCAAAGTACAAACATGAAGAATGTCTGAGAGTGTTGACTGTGGCTGGTGCCGACTTTGGCTTAGTTAACATCTCTGGTCAGTCTGCTAGCTCGATTGCTGGTTCAAACCAGTGGTCCCTCGGTTTTCAGCAAGCAGTGCTGGACGCAATCAAGGTTGGAAGGATTCCGAAGTCGAGCAATGTATCGGTTTTCTCTCCCTTGATGTTTGTTGCCGAAACTGGTGACGTTGAGGCTCTAAAAGCTGTGATTGGAAGTGGACAATTTAATCTTGATCATCAAAATGAGAATGGTTTCTCAGCAGTCATGGTTGCTGCCTTAAAAGGTCATGTTGAAGCTTTCCGGCTGCTAGTTTATGCGGGAGCTGATGTTAAGCTGTTAAATAAATCTGGTGAGACAGCAATTACATTGTCTGAACTGAACCAAAACCGTGACCTGTTTGAGAAAGTGATGCTCGAATTGGCACTTGAAAAAGGCAACCGCAATGCTGGAGGATTTTATGCTTTGCATTGTGCGGCACGCTATGGAGACCTGGATGCCGTGACATTGTTGACGAGAAAGGGCTATGATGTAAATGTCCCCGATGGAGATGGATACACTCCACTCATGTTAGCAGCAAGGGAAGGTCATGGTCCAATGTGTGAGCTCTTAATCTCACATGGGGCAAATTGTGATTTCAAGAATGCTAAAGGGGAGACTGCGCTCTCTCTTGCTCGAAAAACTGTCATCTTGAAAAACGATGCTGAACATGTGATTCTAAATGAGCTCGCTCGCAACCTTGTTGTCAGGGGTGCCCGTATCCTGAAGCATACAAAGGGAGGAAAGGGAAATCCTCACTCGAAAGACATGAAAATGGTGCAGAGTTCCGGACTGCTGCATTGGGGGAAATCAAGTGGAAGAAATGTTATATGCAGAGAGGCAGAATTGGGACCAACTGCAGCCTTTGAGAAGAACCGGCAGAGCAAGGGTGATGCTAACAAACCTGGAGTATTTCGAGTGGTGACTACCAAGAACAAAGAGGTTCATTTCATGTGCGAAGGCGGGTCCGAAATGGCAGAGCTATGGGTGAGAGGAATAAAGCTTGTAACAAGAGAGGCTATTTTTGGTAGCCagaaagaaaaatag